CCCCGCCGCGTTCGCCGCACGCTTCAACAGCGGCGACGCCGGGGCCGTGCGCGAGCTCTACGAGGAGCGGGCCGCCTTCGTGCCCGAATCGGGGGACGCCGTGCACGGCGATGCGGAGATCGCCGCGGCGAACGCCCCGTTCCTCGCCCTCGGCCTCCCGATCACCGTGCGCCCCCGGCACATCCACGTCGCCGGAGACATCGCGCTCCTGATCGTCGACTGGGAGATCGGCGCGGGCGAGGCGCGGTCCACGGCCACCGACGTAGTGCGGCGCGGCACCGACGGGTGCTGGCGATACGTGATCGACAGTCCCTTCGGTGCCGCGCCGGGGCAGGACTACTTCGCGTAGAACGCGTTGTAGATCGACAGCGTCGACTTGTTGCCCTTCTTGTCCGCGATCTTGGCGTGGAACGAGATCGCCTTGTTCTTCGCGGGGTTCTTCACGGAGATCTTGCCGCCCGTGACCGTGACCTTCTTCCAGGTCTGGCCGTAGTCGTAGGAGACGTACACGGCAAGGGACTTGAGGTTCGAGCCCGCGGCCGCGCCCTGGACCGTGACCGGTACGGACTGCTTCTCGTCCGCCTTCGCCCGGCTGTCCAGGCCGACCTTCGGGCTGAACCGCACCGTGGAGACCGGCAGCTTCGCCTCGTCGACCTTCTTGGAGCGGAAGCTGAAGCTCGCGTCGATGCGCGTGGAGGCCGCGCCCACCTTGACGCTGCGCTTCACGGACGTCGACAGCTTGTACGCGGCGTCGCCCGACGGAACCTTGAACGACTTCTGGCCGGTCAGCGGGTCCGTGTTCTCGCCGATCTGCGTGCCGTTGCGGGTCAGCGTCGTCTTGACCGACGTGTACAGCGAGTAGCCCGCGTGGGTCTGGCCGTCGGCGAAGACGGGCAGGTCGCCCACGATCTCGTTGCCGCGCCGGTAGACGCCGTACACGCCGCCGATGCGCGGCCCGAAGACGGCCGTGTTGAACGTCTTCTCGTAGGTCGCGCCCGGCTTGAAGGTCTGCGAGGCACCCAGCGTGTAGGCGGTCTCCAGGGTCGGCCAGCCGTCCGGGTCGTTCGGGTCGGGCGGGCCGTTCTGCTCGAACTCCAGGCCCCACTTGACCTTGTCGCCCGTGGAGACGTACAGCCTGCGCTCGGTCGGCAGCTTCGTCGGGACGGAGACGGACCAGCCGCCGTCGACGTCGGGCAGCTCGGCGGCAGCGCGCAGCGAGCCCGTCTTGCCGCTCGCGGCCGCGCCGAGCCCGACCTTGAGCGTGGCCAGGTCGGTCGCCTTGTAGTGCTTGGTGTAGCCGGTGGCGAGCTGCTTCACCTTGCCGCCGGAGGTGACGTTGTACTCGGTGTTGTCACCCTTGGTCCAGACGGCGGGCCACGACTGGCTGAGCGTGACGCCGGTCGGGGCGGCGCCGATGGCACCGGTGCGGAAGTTCTTGTACTCGTCCATCAGCCAGCCGAAGCCCGCGCTGAAGTCGGGCGTCTCGACCGTGTAGTCGGGTGCGGCGAGGACGCCCTTGAGGTCGGTCGCGGGCACGGTGACGTCGACCGGCTTCGCCGTCCGCGCGTCCACCGTCACCGTGGTGTTCTTGGTGACGTCGACCTTCGGCTGGGCGAGCCAGTCGATGCCCTTGGAGAGGTCCGCCAGGTCGACCGCGACGTTCGAGTCGAGGACGTAACTGCCCTTGGGGACGCGGAGCTTGACGGTGCCCGACGGGTCGTACGAGCTGCGGTCGGTGCCCCTGGCGCCGCCGGTGAGGCCGACGAACGAGTCCATGTAGTGCTTCGTCGGCTGTCCGTCACGCCCGAGGTGCTTCACGGTGACGTCGTACGACTCCACCTCGCGGTCGACCGCGGCCGCGGTGCGCACGGACTGGCCGCCGCCCTCCGCCACGACGAACGCGGAGTACGCGCCGTCGACCGTGCCTCCGAGCTTGGAGTCCGCCGTCAGGTCCACGGAGGCGGTGCCGCCCGCGGGGACGGTGACCTTCTTCGCGCCGAGGGTGAAGAAGCCGGCCGGGGCCGGGCGGCCCTTCGGGTCGGTCGCGGACACCGTCAGGTCGAGGGTGACCTCGTCCTTGCCGAGGTTCCGGTAGGTGACCTTCTTGGTGACGGGCTTGTCGTCGGTGTGCGGCCACTGCTGCGTGCCGAAGCTCACCGACGACGGGTCGGCGATGACGGTCTGCTTGATGGCCCTGTCGACGGCGATACGTCCCGAACCCTGCTGGAAGGCGGTGTAGTTGCCGCCCTTGGTGGAGCCGGCGAGCGCGCCCTTCAGCTCCGTGTACTTCCAGTCCGGGTGCTGCTGCTTGAGCAGGGCGGCGGCGCCCGCGGCGTGCGGGGTCGCCATCGACGTACCGGAGATCGTCAGGTAGCCCGGAGGGTTCTGGCCGACTTCCTTGTCGATGACGGAGTCGTCCGCGGCGGCGGCCGTGATGTCCACGCCGGGCGCGGTCACGTCGGGCTTGATCGCGCCGTCGCCGACCCGCGGGCCCTGGCTGGAGAAGTCCGCCAGCTTGTCGTTGTCGTCGACGGCGCCCACGGTGAGGGCGGCGTCCGCGCTGCCCGGGGAGCCGACCGAGCCGGGCTCGCCGTCGTTGCCCGCGGCGATCGCGAAGAGGATGCCCTTGTCCTTGGAGAGCTTGTCGACCTGCGCTTCGAGCGGGTCGATGCCGGGGGCGTCGGGGCCGCCGAGGCTCAGGTTGACGACGTCGGCGCCCTGCTCGGCCGCCCAGTCCATGCCGGCGAGGATGCCGGAGTCGTCGCCGTAGCCGTCGTCGTCGAGGACCTTGGCGTTGAGGAGCTTGGCGCCGGGTGCGACGCCCTTGAACTTCCCGCCGGACTTGGCGCCCGTGCCGGCCGCGATGGACGCGACGTGCGTGCCGTGGCCGTAGCGGTCCTTGGCGTCGGCGGAGTCCGTGAAGTTCTTCTCCGCGATCACCTGGTCCTTGAGGTCGTCGTGCCTGGTGTCGACGCCGGTGTCCAGGACGGCGATCTTGACGCCCTTGCCGTCGTACCCGGCGGCCCACGCCTTGTCGGCGCCGATCTGCTTGACGCTCTTGTCGAGGCTCGCCTTGCGGACGCCGTCGAACCAGACGTGGTCGATGCCGGACGCCGCGGTGCGGTCGGTGCCCTTGCCGCTGGTGAGCGCGGCCCACAGGTCGCCCGCGTCCTGCTTCGGCGTGCTGACCGCGTCGGCGTTCAGCGCCTTCAGGCTCCTGCGGACGGTGGTGTCTCCGGCGCCCCGGACGTCGGCCTTGGCTGCGGCCGCCGAGCCCTTGTAGCCGACGATGACCTTGAGGGCCTTCTTCTGTGCCGCACGGTTGCGCTTCTTGTTCAGCTCCGTGACGTCGAAAAGGCGCCGGTCGACGGTGCCGTCGGCGATCAGGCGCTGCGCGTCGGCGGGTATCAGCAGCGTGTGACCGCCGCTGTGCCGCACCTGTACGGGTATGTGTTCCCGGCCCTTGGCGCGGTCCAGGCCGACCACGCGTCCGTCGGCGTCGAGGACGGCACGGTCACCGGTGATCAGCGTGACGCGGTCCTTGGCCGCGCCATTGCCGAGCACGCCCCCCGCCGCTGCCGTCTGTCCTGCGGTGGCCGGGTCCGCGGCCGCGGGGCTGGTCATGCCCGCCGCGAGTGCCACGGCGACCGCCGCGGCGACACTGGCCCCGCACGCTCTCTTCACTTGTCTGTGCAAGTCTCCCCCTGGAGGTAAAGGGGCTACGGCCCCTCGGACGACGAAGTATGCCGAGGGGCGAACACGCGCTCAATAGCGGGACAGAAGTACAGAGTTGAGGCTGTCCGAATTTCATGACGCCTTAACGGCAATTGGCCTGATCCGGCCAATTCGGGAATACGGACCGTCGCCCTCTCGGTTTCCCCGTGCCGGAATGGACGCGGCCGTGTGAGTGCCGCGGCCGCGCGCTCGGGTGACGTACCCGGGCCCGCGGTTGCCGCCCGCCCCCGCAGTGGAACGACAAGCGCCATGATCCCGACGCCCTCTTCGCGCCCCCGCGGCTCGATCCGGCTGGCCTGCCTCTGCGCTGCCGCCCTCACCCTGTCCACGGCCGCAGCGGTGGCCGAACCCCACCCGTCGGACCCGCACCCGTCGGGCCCCCGCCCGTCCGCGAACGAGAAGGACGTCCTGCGGGAGCGCACCGTCGCCCTGGACGTCGCCGACTACCGGTGGCTGTGCGCGTCCGGCGGCTTCGGGCGGGCCGCCGAGCACGCCCTCGACCTCTTCCCCGGCGTGCGGATCACCCTCGTCCAGGACGGCCGCTCGGCGCACGAGGACACCGTCACGTGGTCCGGCCACGTCAAGGGCGCCCCGGACCAGCAGGCGGTGTTCTCGGCGACCCATGTGTGCGGCCCCGCGAAGGGCAGCCGGCCCGCCGTGGAGACCCGCCCCGTCCAGCGCAGGCCCGTCGTCGACGCCCTGGTCGACCTGGGCACCCGCACGTACCACCTCACCACCCTGCCCGGCGAGCGCCCGCGCCTGCGGATCACGGAGGAGGACCCCGGCGCGCGCCGCCGCCCCGCGGCCGACAACGGAGCCCTCGACGACCGCGCGGCCCGCGACCTGCACGACTCCCTCGCGCACCGCGCCCCGGCCGACCCGGCCGACCCCGTCGTCATCGACGTGCTCGCCGGATACACACCCCCCGCGGTGCGCCGGGTGGGCGGCGAGCAGGCGATGGCGGCCCGCATGGGCATGGCCGAGTCCTATATGAACCAGGCCCTCGCGGACAGCGACGTCGCGGCCCGGATCGACATCATCGACACGTACGACACCGGGTACACCGGCGACCAGACGGCCGCCGAGATGCTGGAGAAGCTCTCCGACCCGCAGGACCGCGAGCTGGGCGCGACCGCGCACCGCAAGCGCGAGGAGCTCGGCGTCGACCTGGTCACCGTCATCAACGACGTGCCCGTCGGCTCGTCGGGCCAGGCCAGCCTGCCCACGAAGGGCCAGTTCGACGACGAGCTGGCGTACTCGGCCGTGGACGTCCAGTCCCTCAGCGAGTGGTACAACCTCGGGCACGAGCTCGGCCACAACCTGGGCCTCTTCCACGATCGCGCGACCCTCGACCGGCAGGCGGGCCCCGAGGGCTACCGCGAGCTCCTCAACTCCCCAGGCGGCACCGGATGGATCACGCCGCGCCGTGACCACCACACCGTGATGGCGTACGCGAAGAGCTGCGGGCAGCCCTGCAAGCCCGTCAACCAGTACTCGAACACCGAGAACACCGTCGAGGGCCAGCCCCTGGGCGACGAGAACAACAACAACGCCGCGCTGGCCCGCAGGTCCGCCCCCGTCGTCGCGGGCTACCGCACGCTGAAGGCGACCCGCGCCCGGCACCGGCTCACGCTCGACGCGGCCCCGAACGGCACGGTCCGCCCCGCCGTCTACGGGCCCTACACCCCGGGGACCACGGTGGGCGTCACGGCGAAGCCCGCGGCCGGGTACCGCGTCAGCGCGTGGATCGTCGACGGCAGGCGCCACGCGATCACGGACGAGAACGTGACGATGACGATGGACCGCCCGTACAAGGTCAGCGCGGTCTTCACGCCGACCGGGGCGTGACAGCCGGACGTGGAAGCGGCCCGCACCCCTCACGGGGTGCGGGCCGCTTCCGTACGCGACAGCCGGGGCTCAGACCGCCGAGCCGGCCTTCCACTGCGCCCAGTCCATGTTCCAGCCGTTGAGGCCGTTGTCCGGGGCGATGGTCTTGTCGCCGGTGTTCCGGACGTCGACGACGTCACCGGTGATCGAGTTCTCGTAGAACCAGGAGCCCGGCGTGCTCTTGTCGCCCGCGCCCTTGGCGTCCTGGAGGCCGATGCAGCCGTGGCTGGTGTTGGCGCCGCCGAAGATGGACGGCGAGCCCCAGTAGTTGCCGTGGATGAACGTGCCGGAGTTCGACAGGCGCATGGCGTGCGGGACGTCCTTGATGTCGTACTCGCCCTTGCCGTCGCCGTCCTTGAAGCCGACGGTCGCGCCGTCCATCCGGGTCTCCTTGAACTTCTCGGAGATCACCATCTTGCCGTTGTACGTCTTGTTCTCGGGCGAGCCCGCGGAGATCGGGATGGTCTTGACGACCTTGCCGTCCCGCATCACCTTCATCTGCTTCGTCTTGGCGTCGACGACGGAGACCTGGTTGCGGCCGATCTTGAACTGGACGGTCTTCTGCTGCACGCCGTAGACCCCGTCGGCGCCCTCGACGCCGTCGAGGTTCAGCTTCAGGGTGACCGTGGAGTTGCCCTTCCAGTACTGCTCGGGCCGGAAGTCCAGGCGGTTCGCGCCGAACCAGTGGCCGGAGATCTCCTGTCCGCTGCTGGACGAGACCTTGACGGCGGACTGGACTTCCTTCTTGTTGGTGATCGCCTTGTCGAAGTTGATCGACACGGGCATGCCGACACCGACGGTCGAGCCGTCCTCGGGCGTGAAATTGCCGATGAAGCTGTTGGCCTTCGAGACCGTCGTGAACGCCGAGTTCTCGTGCGCCTTGCGGCCCTCGGAGTCCTTGGCGGTCGCCGAGATCTTGTACTTCGTGGCGCGCTCCAGCTGGACGCTGGGCTTCCAGCTCTTCTGGTCCGCGGATATCTTCCCGGCGACGGCGGTGCCGTCGTCGGACTTCATCGTCACGTCCGTGAGCGTTCCCTCGCTCACCGTGACGGCGGCCGCGCTGTTGATGCTTGCGTTGTCGGAGCCGTTCTTGGGGGCGATCTTGATCTGGGCCGCGGAGGTCTTCTTCGCCGCCGCCTCGTCGACCTGGTTCTGCGACTCCTTGCCGCCCGAGGCCTTGTCGCCGTCGTCGCTGCTGCACGCCGAGAGCACGAGCACGCCGCTCACCAGGGCGGACACGGCCGCGGCGCTCTTGCGCCCGCGTCCGAGCCCGCGACGCCTACTGTCCGTCATCACACGCATCTCCATAGTTGCCGAATCCCCAGAATCAACCCCGAGAGTCCCCCGTAATCCCGCATAACGTCCTGCCCGGTTCGTCCCGTTCCACTACCGCGAAGAGTGTGGGGAACACCACGTTCCCGGTACTGGAATTGTCTCTCGTCGCCCCTCGGGCGGACGAGGCGAACCGTGCGGGGGTGAGACGACGGAACCCCGGGCGGCGGTTGCTGCCCGGGGTTCCCGATTCCGCATTCTTCAATCCGGACTACAACTCGTCGTCCTCGTCATCATCCCCGTCCGGGTCCCAGTCCGGTGCGTCGGGGTCGTAGTCGACCGACTCACTGCTCCACGAAGCCTGGGTGAGTTCGGTGCCCGGCACCTGGCTGACCAGGTCGAAGGGGTCCACGAGGTAGGCGAGCGCCTCGGCGACGTCCTCCTGGACCGCGGTCTCGGCGTGCGCCCGCTCCTCGGCGGGCATCTGCTCGTCCTCGGCGATGTGACCGAGGGCGGCGCCGGTCAGCTTCTCCGCGTCGCCCACCTCCACGACCATTTCGACCCTGAGCCGTACAAACCGTGATGTCTCGTCTCCACTCATACGACGGAGGGTACGGCCCCCGGAGCTCGCGACTTTCCCGCGACCCGCACCTTTCATTAGCATCGCCCCACACGGCCAATTCGCCAGCGCCACAAGGGGGATCCGATTCCGTGTCCGCACGCCGATCACTGCTGACCACCGCCGCCGCCGGAGCCCTTCTGGGCGCCCTGTGCTTCGTCCCCTCCGCCAACGCGACGTCACCGGCGACGCACGAGGCCCCCCGCGGCGAGAGCTCCCCGTCGCAGCACGAGACCACCACCGAGGCCTCCGGCCACCTCGCGGATACGGGCTCCTTCGACACGACCCCGTACGTCGTCGGCGGCACCGCGTTCCTGGGCCTCGGCGCGGGCTTCGTGGTGTTCTCGGCCCGCAGAGAGCGCACGACCGGCGGCAAGGTCTCCTACTGAGCGGTCCGCAGATAGAGGGCCCGGGCACGGGCCGGATCCACGGTGCCGTGCGACGGCAGCAAGAACTCCACCTGCCACGACTGCGCCTTCTCCGCCTGACGGTTGGCGGTGGTCACCCACGGCGGACAGACGCGGAAGGCGCGCTTGCCGCCGGAGCCGCCCGTCGACACGACACCTTGCGCGCGCAGCGCCTCCAGAGGGAAGACGAACTGGCCGGCCTTGGTCGGTGTCGTCCTGGCCTCGCGGTAGCGGACGCGCAGACCGTCGAGGGTGAACGTGTGGGCGGCGTAGTCGGCGCCCTCCGGCTCGGGCTCCGGCTGTGACCAGGTGAATCCGCAGGGGGCGTGGACCAGGGCCTTCGCCGTCGAGAGGTCGGACGGCGGGTGCGCCCGATTCGGTGTCATGCGCTCACCCTGCCACGGGCGGTGCCCCCGCCCGGCGGGCCGCTACTCTGCGCCGATGATCACCTCAGAGACGTACTCCGGCTCCGGCGGCACCGACTCGGACGTCGCCATCACCGCGGCGCGTGCGGGCGCGGACGTCGTCCGCGGAATGTACGGCCGACGGCTCGACCGGATCGACAAGGGCGCGGGGGACTTCGCCACCGAGGCCGACGTGGCGGCCGAGAAGGCGATCCTCGACGTCATACGGGCCGCGCGGCCCGACGACACCGTGCTCGGCGAGGAGGGCGGCAGGCGGGGCGACGCCGATGCCGCGCGCCAGTGGCTGGTGGATCCGCTGTGCGGAACCCTGAACTACGCCGTGGGCAACATGCTCGTGGCCGTCAACGTGGCGCTGCGCGGCGGCGCCGCGGCGACGGCGGACCCCTTCGGCGACGAGGTGTTCCACACGGACGGGACGGCCGCGTGGGTGCGGGAAGGGGCCGGTGACACGCCGCTGCTCCCGTCCGCCGACACCCGGCTCGTGGACGTCAACCTCGATCCGCCGTTCCCGAGCGCGCCGGGCTTCCGCGGCGTGGACCTGCTGGCCCACCCCGAGTTCGGCGCACGGTTCCGGCCGCGGGTCGTGTCCACGACGCTGGCGCTGGCCTGGGTCGCCGCGGGCCGCCGCGCCGCGTACGTCACCGACGGCGGCGACCTCTCGGGGAGCGTGCACTTCGCCGCCGGCATCGCCCTGTGCCGGGCAGCGGGCTGTGTGGTCACCGGAGTTGACGGCGCCCCGGTGGGGCGCGGGGGCCGGGGGCTCGTGGCGGCGGCCGACGCAAGGACGCATGAGCTGCTGATGTCGATGATCCGCGGCTGACGGGAGGAGCGGTCGGCGCCCGCGAGTCGTCCGCGATCGCGTGCGGGATCGTCAGCGATCCCGTGCGCAATTGTCAGCGATCTCCTGCGGAATTGTCCGTGATCCGTAACAGACGCATCCTCCCGCCTCCCCGACTCGTCCTGCCGGGTGGCCGCACGGCGGCGACCGGGGGAAACGACGAGGTCTTGGTGAGAGGGGCGGGCATGGCACGGCACGGCGGCGGGCGGGGCTGGTACGGCAAGTTGATCGGGGCGGCACTCGGGGTGACGATGCTCGCCACCGGCGCTTCCGTATGGACCGCGCAGGCCGGCGACGCGGACGACGCGTCGCCGGAGGCGACCGCGCCCGCCCGGCCCGGCCAGGACGTCAAGCCGGTGTCGAGGACCATCGCGCACGCCTCGGAGCAGGGCAAGCGCGGCATCAACATCACCATTGACGACGGCCCCGACCCCAAGTGGACGCCCCACATGCTCGACCTGCTGCGGCAGAACGGAGTGAAGGCCACCTTCTGCATGGTCGGGACGCAGGCGCAGGCCCACCCCGACGTCGTGAAGAAGGTCGTCGCGGACGGGCACCGCCTCTGCGACCACTCGATCTCGCACAACACCGGCATGGACAAGGAGTCCGAGGCCTACCAGTCGAAGCAGATACTCGACGCCGAACGCATGATCACCAAGGCGTCCGGCGGCGTCCGCCCCATGTACTACCGCGCGCCCGGCGGCGCGTTCACCCCGTACAGCCGCAAGCTCGCCGCCGACCGCGGGATGCGTCCGCTGGGCTGGAACGTGGACACCAAGGACTTCGAGCTGCCGGGCACGGACGCCATCGTCGCGACCGTCGAGCGGGAGCTGCCCAACGGTCCGACGCTCCTCTTCCATGACGCGGGCGGTGACCGCACCCAGACCGTCGAGGCCCTGCGCCGGCTCCTCCCCCGGCTGAAGGCGCAGGGCTACACCTTCGGCTTCCCCGTCCGCTAGACGACCCGTCCGCTAGGCCAGCGGCCCCGTCACCGGCTCGACCGCCGTCACCAGCGCGCCCGACCTGACGAACGCGTCCGCCGCCGCCAGGTCCGGCGCGAGGAAACGATCCGGCCCCGGACCCTCGACGCCCGCCTTGCGGACGGCCTCGATGACCGCCTGCGTCGCGGGCGCGGGGGTGAGTCCCTCGCGGAGCTCGACGGCGCGCGTGGCTGCGTACAGCTCGACCGCGACGATGCGGGTGAGGTTGTCGACCGCGGTGCGCAGCTTGCGGGCCGCGGACCAGCCCATGGAGACGTGGTCCTCCTGCATCGCGGAGGACGGGATGGAGTCGGCGGAGGCCGGGACGGCGAGCCGCTTCATCTCGCTGACCAGGGCGGCCTGCGTGTACTGGGCGATCATCAGGCCGGAGTCGACGCCCGCGTCGTCCGCGAGGAACGGCGGCAGGCCGTGCGAGCGGTTCTTGTCGAGCAACCGGTCGGTGCGGCGCTCGGCGATCGAGCCGAGGTCGGCTGCGGCGATGGCGAGGAAGTCCAGGACGTACGCGACCGGGGCGCCGTGGAAGTTGCCGTTGGACTCGACCCGCCCGTCGGGCAGCACGACGGGGTTGTCGACGGCGGCGGCCAGCTCGCGTTCGGCGACGAGGCGCGCGTGGGCCATCGTGTCCCGGCCCGCGCCCGCGACCTGCGGCGCGCACCGCACGGAGTAGGCGTCCTGGACGCGCGGCGCGTCGTCCTGGTGGTGGCCGGTGAGGCCGGACCCGGCGAGTACGGCGAGCATGTTGGCGGCGGAGGCGGCCTGGCCCGGGTGGGGGCGGATGGCGTGCAGCTCGGGCGCGAGGACCTTGTCCGTGCCGAGCAGCGCCTCCAGCGTGAGGGCCGCGGTGATGTCGGCCGACTTGTAGAGGGTGTCCAGGTCGGCGAGGGCCATCACGAGCATGCCGAGCATGCCGTCGGTGCCGTTCAGGAGGGCGAGGCCCTCCTTCTCGCGCAGCTCGACGGGTGTGATGCCGTGCGCGGCGAGCAGCTCGCCCGCGGGCCGCACCTCGCCGTCGGGGCCCTCCGCGTCGCCCTCGCCCATCAGCGTCAGCGCGCAGTGGCTGAGCGGCGCGAGGTCGCCGGAGCAGCCGAGCGAGCCGTACTCGTGGACGACGGGCGTGATGCCCGCGTTGAGCACGTCGGCCATGGTCTGCGCGACCTCGGGGCGTACGCCCGTGTGGCCGGAGCAGACCGTCTTGAGGCGCAGGAACATCAGCGCGCGCACCACTTCACGCTCCACGCGCGGGCCCATGCCTGCCGCGTGCGAGCGGACGATGTTGCGCTGCAGCTGGGCTCGGAGGTCCGGGCCGATGTGCCGGGAGGCCAGGGCGCCGAAGCCGGTCGAGACGCCGTAGACGGGCTCGGGCTTGGCCGCGAGCGCGTCGACGATCTCGCGGGCGGCGGCGAGCGCCGCCAGCGCGTCGGCGGAGAGTTCGATCCGTGCGTTGCCGCGCGCGACGGCGATGACGTCCGCCGCGGTCGTCCCGGAGGTCCCAAGGGCCACGGTGCCCACGCTGTGCATATCCATATTCAGCAGCGTACGGACTGAATCGCCAGGTGTCACGGG
The window above is part of the Streptomyces venezuelae genome. Proteins encoded here:
- a CDS encoding inositol monophosphatase family protein, with the translated sequence MITSETYSGSGGTDSDVAITAARAGADVVRGMYGRRLDRIDKGAGDFATEADVAAEKAILDVIRAARPDDTVLGEEGGRRGDADAARQWLVDPLCGTLNYAVGNMLVAVNVALRGGAAATADPFGDEVFHTDGTAAWVREGAGDTPLLPSADTRLVDVNLDPPFPSAPGFRGVDLLAHPEFGARFRPRVVSTTLALAWVAAGRRAAYVTDGGDLSGSVHFAAGIALCRAAGCVVTGVDGAPVGRGGRGLVAAADARTHELLMSMIRG
- a CDS encoding LPXTG cell wall anchor domain-containing protein, which codes for MSARRSLLTTAAAGALLGALCFVPSANATSPATHEAPRGESSPSQHETTTEASGHLADTGSFDTTPYVVGGTAFLGLGAGFVVFSARRERTTGGKVSY
- a CDS encoding Ig-like domain-containing protein, producing MTDSRRRGLGRGRKSAAAVSALVSGVLVLSACSSDDGDKASGGKESQNQVDEAAAKKTSAAQIKIAPKNGSDNASINSAAAVTVSEGTLTDVTMKSDDGTAVAGKISADQKSWKPSVQLERATKYKISATAKDSEGRKAHENSAFTTVSKANSFIGNFTPEDGSTVGVGMPVSINFDKAITNKKEVQSAVKVSSSSGQEISGHWFGANRLDFRPEQYWKGNSTVTLKLNLDGVEGADGVYGVQQKTVQFKIGRNQVSVVDAKTKQMKVMRDGKVVKTIPISAGSPENKTYNGKMVISEKFKETRMDGATVGFKDGDGKGEYDIKDVPHAMRLSNSGTFIHGNYWGSPSIFGGANTSHGCIGLQDAKGAGDKSTPGSWFYENSITGDVVDVRNTGDKTIAPDNGLNGWNMDWAQWKAGSAV
- a CDS encoding MepB family protein — protein: MTPNRAHPPSDLSTAKALVHAPCGFTWSQPEPEPEGADYAAHTFTLDGLRVRYREARTTPTKAGQFVFPLEALRAQGVVSTGGSGGKRAFRVCPPWVTTANRQAEKAQSWQVEFLLPSHGTVDPARARALYLRTAQ
- a CDS encoding InlB B-repeat-containing protein; the protein is MIPTPSSRPRGSIRLACLCAAALTLSTAAAVAEPHPSDPHPSGPRPSANEKDVLRERTVALDVADYRWLCASGGFGRAAEHALDLFPGVRITLVQDGRSAHEDTVTWSGHVKGAPDQQAVFSATHVCGPAKGSRPAVETRPVQRRPVVDALVDLGTRTYHLTTLPGERPRLRITEEDPGARRRPAADNGALDDRAARDLHDSLAHRAPADPADPVVIDVLAGYTPPAVRRVGGEQAMAARMGMAESYMNQALADSDVAARIDIIDTYDTGYTGDQTAAEMLEKLSDPQDRELGATAHRKREELGVDLVTVINDVPVGSSGQASLPTKGQFDDELAYSAVDVQSLSEWYNLGHELGHNLGLFHDRATLDRQAGPEGYRELLNSPGGTGWITPRRDHHTVMAYAKSCGQPCKPVNQYSNTENTVEGQPLGDENNNNAALARRSAPVVAGYRTLKATRARHRLTLDAAPNGTVRPAVYGPYTPGTTVGVTAKPAAGYRVSAWIVDGRRHAITDENVTMTMDRPYKVSAVFTPTGA
- a CDS encoding YybH family protein, with product MTDSRSNTTTPGLPTRPEDVPAAFAARFNSGDAGAVRELYEERAAFVPESGDAVHGDAEIAAANAPFLALGLPITVRPRHIHVAGDIALLIVDWEIGAGEARSTATDVVRRGTDGCWRYVIDSPFGAAPGQDYFA
- a CDS encoding S8 family peptidase; translated protein: MKRACGASVAAAVAVALAAGMTSPAAADPATAGQTAAAGGVLGNGAAKDRVTLITGDRAVLDADGRVVGLDRAKGREHIPVQVRHSGGHTLLIPADAQRLIADGTVDRRLFDVTELNKKRNRAAQKKALKVIVGYKGSAAAAKADVRGAGDTTVRRSLKALNADAVSTPKQDAGDLWAALTSGKGTDRTAASGIDHVWFDGVRKASLDKSVKQIGADKAWAAGYDGKGVKIAVLDTGVDTRHDDLKDQVIAEKNFTDSADAKDRYGHGTHVASIAAGTGAKSGGKFKGVAPGAKLLNAKVLDDDGYGDDSGILAGMDWAAEQGADVVNLSLGGPDAPGIDPLEAQVDKLSKDKGILFAIAAGNDGEPGSVGSPGSADAALTVGAVDDNDKLADFSSQGPRVGDGAIKPDVTAPGVDITAAAADDSVIDKEVGQNPPGYLTISGTSMATPHAAGAAALLKQQHPDWKYTELKGALAGSTKGGNYTAFQQGSGRIAVDRAIKQTVIADPSSVSFGTQQWPHTDDKPVTKKVTYRNLGKDEVTLDLTVSATDPKGRPAPAGFFTLGAKKVTVPAGGTASVDLTADSKLGGTVDGAYSAFVVAEGGGQSVRTAAAVDREVESYDVTVKHLGRDGQPTKHYMDSFVGLTGGARGTDRSSYDPSGTVKLRVPKGSYVLDSNVAVDLADLSKGIDWLAQPKVDVTKNTTVTVDARTAKPVDVTVPATDLKGVLAAPDYTVETPDFSAGFGWLMDEYKNFRTGAIGAAPTGVTLSQSWPAVWTKGDNTEYNVTSGGKVKQLATGYTKHYKATDLATLKVGLGAAASGKTGSLRAAAELPDVDGGWSVSVPTKLPTERRLYVSTGDKVKWGLEFEQNGPPDPNDPDGWPTLETAYTLGASQTFKPGATYEKTFNTAVFGPRIGGVYGVYRRGNEIVGDLPVFADGQTHAGYSLYTSVKTTLTRNGTQIGENTDPLTGQKSFKVPSGDAAYKLSTSVKRSVKVGAASTRIDASFSFRSKKVDEAKLPVSTVRFSPKVGLDSRAKADEKQSVPVTVQGAAAGSNLKSLAVYVSYDYGQTWKKVTVTGGKISVKNPAKNKAISFHAKIADKKGNKSTLSIYNAFYAK
- a CDS encoding polysaccharide deacetylase family protein, encoding MARHGGGRGWYGKLIGAALGVTMLATGASVWTAQAGDADDASPEATAPARPGQDVKPVSRTIAHASEQGKRGINITIDDGPDPKWTPHMLDLLRQNGVKATFCMVGTQAQAHPDVVKKVVADGHRLCDHSISHNTGMDKESEAYQSKQILDAERMITKASGGVRPMYYRAPGGAFTPYSRKLAADRGMRPLGWNVDTKDFELPGTDAIVATVERELPNGPTLLFHDAGGDRTQTVEALRRLLPRLKAQGYTFGFPVR
- the hutH gene encoding histidine ammonia-lyase; translated protein: MGTVALGTSGTTAADVIAVARGNARIELSADALAALAAAREIVDALAAKPEPVYGVSTGFGALASRHIGPDLRAQLQRNIVRSHAAGMGPRVEREVVRALMFLRLKTVCSGHTGVRPEVAQTMADVLNAGITPVVHEYGSLGCSGDLAPLSHCALTLMGEGDAEGPDGEVRPAGELLAAHGITPVELREKEGLALLNGTDGMLGMLVMALADLDTLYKSADITAALTLEALLGTDKVLAPELHAIRPHPGQAASAANMLAVLAGSGLTGHHQDDAPRVQDAYSVRCAPQVAGAGRDTMAHARLVAERELAAAVDNPVVLPDGRVESNGNFHGAPVAYVLDFLAIAAADLGSIAERRTDRLLDKNRSHGLPPFLADDAGVDSGLMIAQYTQAALVSEMKRLAVPASADSIPSSAMQEDHVSMGWSAARKLRTAVDNLTRIVAVELYAATRAVELREGLTPAPATQAVIEAVRKAGVEGPGPDRFLAPDLAAADAFVRSGALVTAVEPVTGPLA